The following coding sequences lie in one Mycobacterium gordonae genomic window:
- a CDS encoding acyl-CoA thioesterase has protein sequence MSIGYVAAVPVRWSDIDMYQHVNHATMVTILEESRVPFLKEPFGADITTIGLLIADVRVTYKDQLRLVDSPLQVTIWTKRLRAVDFTLGYEVRSVNADPESKPAVIAESQLAAVHIEEQRLVRLSPHHREYLQRWIR, from the coding sequence ATGAGCATCGGCTACGTCGCAGCGGTGCCGGTGCGGTGGTCGGACATCGACATGTACCAGCACGTCAACCACGCCACCATGGTCACGATTCTCGAAGAGTCGCGCGTCCCGTTCCTCAAAGAACCGTTCGGCGCCGACATCACCACCATCGGGCTGCTGATCGCCGACGTCCGGGTCACCTACAAAGATCAGTTGCGCCTGGTGGATTCGCCGCTGCAAGTAACCATCTGGACGAAACGGTTGCGGGCGGTCGACTTCACGCTGGGCTACGAAGTGCGCTCGGTCAACGCCGACCCGGAGTCCAAACCGGCCGTCATCGCCGAGTCACAGCTGGCGGCCGTTCATATCGAGGAGCAGCGTCTGGTGCGCTTGTCGCCTCATCATCGGGAGTACCTGCAACGGTGGATTCGGTAA